In Symphalangus syndactylus isolate Jambi chromosome 15, NHGRI_mSymSyn1-v2.1_pri, whole genome shotgun sequence, the following are encoded in one genomic region:
- the ACOD1 gene encoding cis-aconitate decarboxylase, translating into MMLKSITESFATTIHGLKVGHLTDRVIQRSKRMILDTLGAGFLGTTTEVFHKASQYSKIYSSNISSTVWGRPDIRLPPTYAAFVNGVAIHSMDFDDTWHPATHPSGAVLPVLTALAEALPRSPKFSGLELLLAFNVGIEVQGRLLHFAKEANDIPKRFHPPSVVGTLGSAAAASKFLGLSSTKCQEALAIAVSHAGAPMANAATQTKPLHIGNAAKHGIEAAFLAMLGLQGNKQVLDLEAGFGAFYANYSPKVLPNLDSYSWLLDQQDVAFKCFPAHLSTHWVAGAAASVRKHLVAERALLPIDHIKRIVLRIPNVQYVNRPFPESEHEARHSFQYVACAMLLDGGITVPSFHECQINRPQVRELLSKVELEYPPDNLPSFNTLYCEINVTLKDGATFTDRSDTFYGHWRKPLSQEDLEEKFRANASKMLSCDRVESLIKIVENLEDLEDCSVLTTLLKGPCPPEVASNSPACNNSITNLS; encoded by the exons ATGATGCTCAAG TCTATCACAGAAAGCTTTGCCACAACAATCCATGGCTTGAAAGTGGGACACCTGACAGATCGTGTTATTCAGAGGAGCAAGAGGATGATTCTAGACACTCTGGGTGCTGGGTTCCTGGGAACCACTACTGAAGTGTTTCACAAAGCCAGCCAATATAGCAAG ATCTACAGTTCCAACATATCCAGCACTGTTTGGGGTCGGCCAGACATCAGGCTCCCGCCAACATATGCTGCTTTTGTGAATGGTGTGGCC ATTCACTCCATGGATTTTGATGACACGTGGCACCCTGCCACCCACCCTTCTGGGGCTGTCCTTCCTGTCCTCACAGCTTTAGCAGAAGCCCTGCCAAGGAGTCCAAAGTTTTCTGGCCTTGAGCTGCTGCTGGCTTTCAATGTTGGTATTGAAGTGCAAGGCCGACTACTACATTTCGCCAAGGAGGCCAATGACATACCAAAGAG ATTCCATCCCCCTTCCGTGGTAGGAACGTTGGGTAGTGCTGCTGCTGCATCCAAGTTTTTAGGACTTAGCTCGACAAAGTGCCAAGAAGCTCTGGCCATTGCTGTTTCCCATGCTGGGGCACCCATGGCCAATGCTGCCACCCAGACCAAGCCCCTCCACATTGGCAATGCTGCCAAGCATGGGATAGAAGCTGCATTTCTGGCAATGCTGGGTCTCCAAGGAAACAAGCAGGTCTTGGACTTGGAGGCAGGATTTGGGGCCTTTTATGCCAACTATTCCCCAAAAGTCCTTCCAAACCTAGATTCCTACAGTTGGCTGCTGGACCAGCAGGACGTGGCCTTTAAGTGTTTTCCTGCACATTTATCTACCCACTGGGTGGCAGGCGCAGCTGCATCTGTGAGAAAGCACCTTGTAGCAGAGAGAGCCCTGCTTCCGATTGACCACATTAAGAGAATTGTGCTCAGGATACCAAATGTCCAGTATGTAAACAGGCCCTTTCCGGAATCGGAGCATGAAGCCCGTCATTCATTCCAGTACGTGGCCTGTGCAATGCTGCTTGATGGTGGCATCACTGTCCCCTCATTCCATGAATGCCAGATCAACAGGCCACAGGTGAGAGAGCTGCTCAGTAAGGTGGAGCTGGAGTACCCTCCGGACAACTTGCCAAGCTTCAACACACTGTACTGTGAAATAAATGTCACCCTCAAGGATGGAGCCACCTTCACAGATCGCTCTGATACCTTCTATGGGCACTGGAGAAAACCACTGAGCCAGGAGGACCTAGAGGAAAAGTTTAGAGCCAATGCCTCCAAGATGCTGTCCTGTGACAGAGTGGAAAGCCTTATAAAGATAGTCGAAAATCTAGAAGACCTAGAAGACTGTTCTGTGTTAACTACACTTCTCAAAGGACCCTGTCCACCAGAGGTAGCTTCAAACTCTCCAGCATGTAATAATTCTATCACAAATCTCTCCTGA